A genome region from Ctenopharyngodon idella isolate HZGC_01 chromosome 5, HZGC01, whole genome shotgun sequence includes the following:
- the ajm1 gene encoding LOW QUALITY PROTEIN: apical junction component 1 homolog (The sequence of the model RefSeq protein was modified relative to this genomic sequence to represent the inferred CDS: deleted 1 base in 1 codon), which translates to MMDIYAIGGWIKTKSLIKMTRTDPPDILVSTVYQDVKVNSLSTHSKACHPSKQCDSPSISKLENTRKSKKRHCRSFDTESMDKLRYHTIAMEYPYRRAERYAANPEVTWNALGRQQGHGLHRFSSPDIFSYRLTSQPMTAEMPGEIAVTEQKRRTRSRSASRVQTSLTPVSFDASPPVARRGREAQRAHKNTQPRPEVSPRRESSYAATRAHVNEVHPIKLQPQRSDTSRYSPVYVSEGIEEGRPEKPATSPHVRCRVDIKPDESAMHQGGRKAATPHMDIPWQKYPSSGSRSLTVPRHFSTSRTPTPTESFTGEYRQAYQYSQSMPNSYMQPMEIPLQKVVSPREPREHYGRERRAHSSPSVPTKFFYAEDLGKYGSSAPSRAYYQDDRYSIPSQPYSPKVQYVQDPRTHMVHTVPARPYFSEIDHYHYPGQPAYPKAYAASEPGAYIIQTPPARTFYGDDPRTYQIQTAPPRIFYMADPYTPPMEHHIPARAYYTEGRRHARVVQPQSEDWYGSEVSGYSSHYPSSYVSQVTPTKVRQEPKLTTWYANPCMEPVRTVTDPRPYSRSWDNILDTHVEREQPVPRGKSDENLLCQGIQTSSERPKPVVVNLSSSPRRYAALSLSENSLIDKSPTEARSSSSKLWFVTPEITITDNDIRSSNLSKSEPRSASWDVLDSKSAPNQEAPQREAKSRESTKEKAHGSTSLQQSLEQLDELLADLVVDYKPPTRTSEDLLDQLKKLIDEEEAVSSARKDSTAGSESGMPLDKQPTSIKIDPDTLRDTDGSCDGLRSTEECSPDQSPDEDDTMMCSNNKCRRTETLFNACLYFKSCHSCYTYYCSRNCRREDWDVHKESCLYGRIGSVCRHVIKHCRETTEVHKAFSRIAKVGYLSRGRGVLFLGFPNPASSTNFLQFGLESLLMSPTYLSLRELESFKDNLGEYCKELQEAGKEYDPNECFLLNVSIAVGDQVPDGPSPRVQAPTVRKFAKIALASYSPEKKVHRKESDMETLILTPPPGMADIDKEGEEGRKAREICFINIQRELRIRGVFLRHEYPNVYQKLCEFVESNRRFTPTTIYPIDKRTGKQFMCMIMAASEPRTLDWVANPHLLDDII; encoded by the exons AAGAGTCTCATTAAGATGACACGCACAGATCCACCTGACATATTAGTATCAACTGTGTATCAAGATGTCAAAGTGAATTCCCTCTCGACCCACTCCAAAGCCTGTCATCCTTCAAAACAATGTGATTCCCCATCCATCAGCAAACTGGAGAACACTCGAAAAAGCAAAAAGAGGCACTGCCGTAGCTTTGACACTGAGTCTATGGACAAACTCCGATATCATACAATAGCAATGGAGTACCCATACCGAAGGGCTGAAAGGTATGCGGCCAATCCAGAGGTTACCTGGAATGCCTTAGGTCGCCAACAAGGGCATGGACTCCATCGGTTTTCTTCCCCAGACATATTTAGCTACCGTCTCACCTCCCAGCCAATGACTGCTGAGATGCCTGGTGAAATTGCTGTGACAGAACAAAAGAGGAGGACTAGATCTAGAAGTGCCTCACGGGTCCAGACCAGCCTAACTCCTGTATCATTTGATGCTTCCCCTCCAGTGGCAAGGAGGGGCCGGGAAGCTCAAAGGGCACATAAAAACACTCAGCCAAGGCCAGAAGTTTCCCCAAGAAGAGAGTCTTCCTATGCTGCCACCCGGGCACATGTGAACGAAGTACACCCCATCAAACTGCAGCCGCAGAGGAGTGATACAAGCAGGTATTCCCCTGTATATGTGTCTGAAGGCATTGAAGAAGGAAGGCCAGAGAAACCTGCTACTAGTCCTCATGTTCGGTGCCGAGTGGATATCAAACCCGATGAGTCGGCCATGCATCAAGGTGGCCGAAAGGCAGCTACACCCCATATGGACATACCTTGGCAGAAGTATCCTAGCAGTGGCAGTCGGAGTCTGACAGTGCCTCGCCATTTCTCCACTTCGAGAACACCAACTCCCACTGAATCCTTCACGGGAGAGTACAGGCAGGCATACCAGTATTCACAAAGTATGCCAAACAGCTACATGCAGCCTATGGAGATCCCTTTACAAAAGGTGGTCTCACCACGGGAACCAAGGGAACACTATGGACGGGAAAGAAGGGCTCATTCAAGCCCCAGCGTGCCAACTAAATTCTTCTATGCAGAGGATTTGGGGAAGTATGGATCTTCAGCTCCATCGAGGGCTTATTATCAAGATGACAGATACAGCATTCCAAGCCAACCTTACTCACCTAAAGTACAATATGTACAAGATCCAAGGACTCACATGGTTCATACTGTACCTGCGAGGCCATATTTCTCAGAAATTGACCACTACCATTACCCTGGACAGCCTGCGTACCCTAAAGCCTATGCTGCAAGTGAGCCAGGGGCGTATATAATACAGACACCTCCAGCAAGGACTTTCTATGGTGATGACCCAAGGACATATCAGATTCAAACAGCCCCTCCTCGGATCTTCTACATGGCTGACCCCTACACGCCACCAATGGAGCATCATATTCCTGCAAGGGCATATTACACAGAGGGAAGACGACATGCCCGTGTGGTGCAGCCGCAATCAGAGGACTGGTATGGTTCAGAGGTATCTGGCTACTCTAGCCATTACCCTTCCTCATATGTCTCACAGGTTACTCCCACAAAAGTTAGACAAGAGCCAAAGCTCACAACTTGGTATGCCAACCCATGCATGGAGCCAGTAAGAACCGTAACAGACCCAAGACCATACTCTAGATCTTGGGATAACATCCTCGATACCCACGTAGAGCGGGAACAGCCCGTACCTCGAGGGAAAAGTGATGAGAATCTTCTTTGTCAGGGGATACAAACTTCAAGTGAAAGACCAAAACCTGTGGTTGTCAACCTTTCCAGCTCACCAAGGCGTTATGCTGCACTGTCCTTATCTGAAAACTCTTTGATTGACAAAAGTCCAACTGAGGCCAGGAGCTCTTCAAGTAAGCTGTGGTTTGTCACACCTGAAATTACCATCACAGACAATGATATCAGATCAAGCAATCTTAGTAAATCAGAACCACGCTCTGCAAGTTGGGATGTGCTGGATTCAAAAAGTGCCCCAAATCAAGAAGCCCCTCAACGTGAAGCAAAATCCAGAGAATCTACCAAAGAGAAAGCACACGGCAGCACATCCCTACAGCAAAGTTTAGAGCAGCTTGATGAGCTTCTAGCTGACCTTGTCGTCGATTACAAACCTCCAACCAGGACCAGTGAGGACCTGCTTGATCAACTCAAAAAGCTCATTGATGAAGAAGAAGCAGTATCTTCAGCAAGGAAGGATTCAACGGCAGGATCTGAAAGTGGCATGCCCCTTGACAAACAACCCACTTCGATAAAAATAGATCCTGACACACTAAGG GACACTGATGGGAGTTGTGACGGGCTGAGAAGTACAGAAGAGTGCTcacctgaccagagtccagatGAGGATGACACGATGATGtgttcaaacaataaatgccgtcGGACTGAGACCTTGTTTAATGCCTGCCTCTACTTTAAATCCTGCCACAGCTGCTATACTTATTACTGCTCTCGCAACTGTCGCCGCGAAGACTGGGATGTCCACAAGGAGAGCTGCCTCTATGGGAGAATCGGTAGTGTGTGTCGCCATGTTATTAAGCACTGTCGAGAAACCACAGAGGTCCACAAAGCTTTCTCCCGTATAGCCAAAGTGGGATACCTGTCTCGGGGCAGGGGTGTCCTGTTTTTGGGATTTCCAAATCCGGCTTCATCCACAAATTTCCTTCAGTTTGGACTAGAAAGTCTGCTCATGTCACCAACATACTTGTCTCTCCGTGAGCTGGAGAGCTTCAAAGATAACCTTGGGGAATATTGCAAGGAGCTCCAAGAGGCAGGAAAGGAATATGACCCTAATGAATGTTTCCTTTTGAATGTATCCATCGCTGTTGGTGATCAAGTGCCTGACGGACCATCGCCAAGGGTCCAAGCCCCAACCGTCAGGAAATTTGCCAAGATTGCTCTTGCCTCCTACAGCCCAGAAAAGAAGGTCCATCGGAAGGAAAGTGACATGGAGACGTTGATCCTGACCCCACCACCAGGTATGGCTGACATTGATAAGGAAGGTGAGGAGGGAAGGAAAGCCAGGGAGATCTGCTTCATCAACATTCAGCGAGAGTTGAGGATACGTGGGGTATTTCTTCGCCATGAGTATCCCAATGTCTACCAAAAACTCTGTGAGTTTGTTGAGAGCAACAGGAGGTTCACGCCCACTACTATTTACCCTATTGATAAAAGGACCGGCAAGCAGTTTATGTGCATGATAATGGCAGCCTCTGAGCCACGAACTTTGGACTGGGTAGCCAATCCACATCTCCTAGAtgacattatttaa